TATTCTGAAGTATGGATCTCTTCGTAATATTTCCCCATCAGTTTTTTCCAGTCAACATTATCATCCAGTAGGTTCGGACATGTATTGTCCGGGTAGAACCAATGACGGCCAAGCCCCATGAGCACCTGCCACCAGTCATGGATGTCGGGGGTAAGTATTTCACCCTCCGGTCCTATACGGCGCAGCTCCCTGTATATGAGCGCAACCATCTGGCTTTCGTCCATAGCGGCTGTCGTTTTTTCATAAAATTCGACCATATAGAAATAAGAACAAGCACCAAGCTGGTAGAGGATTTCCGTCCATTTGGGCGATATCCTGCTCGTTTTTGCCAGGACCATTTGTTTTTTGCTGCCTGCGCTCTTGTGGTTTACTATGAAGAGGATCTTGTCAGGATCTATATGGCGGAGCTCTTCATACTTCTTTATCAATGCCTCTGCTATAGGTTTAATTCTGTTGTTGCAGATTTCATAATCAAATTCCGCACTTGCGTTGACAGACATTTCCATTCCTCCCAATTTTGGGTCCCGCTGTTTATCCTATGCGGAACAGGTAGATTATATCATTCGAGTGGATTTTCCTTTGCGAAAGTTTGTCCTGAAATAATAATCATGACAATAAAAGAGTTCATAGCAATTGATCTATATTAACCTTATTATGCATATATTTGCCGCGTGTAAAATACGATTCGTTCATACAAAAAAAAGCCGCATGCCTGTTATGGCACACAGCTCCCTTCCTGCTCTCAAAAGGACGTTGAACGCTAGAATGTCTCTGGGTTCCTTGGTTTTCTGTTTTGTCTCACATATGTCGGAACATCGTAAAGATCCTGGAATGATTTTTGCTGTAGGTTAGGCGAGGTCTTTTGGGTAGTTTCCTCTTTCTCCCTGAGCCATGCCGGCGCAAATGATTCCGGCTGCTGTACGGCGACTGTTTCAGGCTGTACGGCTTCGTTCGTTTCAAAAACAGGATCGGGGCCGGAAACGCGTGTCATTTCCCCGGCACTTTTTATAATTACCTGCGCCTGTTTTGAAGAAAGGACTGTCTGCGATTGTATTTTAGCAGCAGCAACAGCGGCGCAGCCGGTCGATGCGTCATCGTCAAATCCTGTTGCAACTATCACGATCTCTGCTGCTCCGTCAAGATGATCGTCTTCGACACAGCCCCAGACAAAAGTAGCGTCTTCTGAGATGATATTTTCTATATATGCTGCGGCCTGCTGGATCTCATAGAGACCAAGGTCTTCCCCGCATGTTATGTTCATGAGGACTCCCTTTGCACCCTTCATGGAACACTCCATGAGAGGGCTTTCAATCGCCTGTTTGAGCGCCTTGGCAATCCTTTCCTCACCGGATGCGCTTCCTACACCCATAACGGCAGAGCCTGCCTGTTTCATTACGGCCCTGAGGTCGGCAAAGTCAACGTTGACAAGCCCCGGACGCGTAACAAGATCCGTAACCCCATGCACAGCCTGACGAAGTACTTCATCCGCCATTGAAAATGATTCGCTGAGCGGAGTCTCTTTGCGGCATATTTCGAGAAGTCTGTCGTTTGGAACAACGATAAGTGCGTCAACACATGAACGGAGCTTTTTGATGCCCTCTTCCGCATAGCGCCTGCGCCTTGGTCCTTCAAACGAGAAAGGCTTTGTCACGACCGCAACAGTGAGGATACCCATCTCTTTC
The Synergistaceae bacterium genome window above contains:
- the ftsZ gene encoding cell division protein FtsZ → MGPEAASLYYPGSEEISKPSENEIPVIQTKPQAGRREVIKIIAVGGGGGNALNHIISKGLEGVDLLAVNTDVRSLEMSLSDNKIVLGEKITKGLGAGALPEVGEMSAKESISEIREYLKGSDMVYLAAGMGGGTGTGALPIIAAAAKEMGILTVAVVTKPFSFEGPRRRRYAEEGIKKLRSCVDALIVVPNDRLLEICRKETPLSESFSMADEVLRQAVHGVTDLVTRPGLVNVDFADLRAVMKQAGSAVMGVGSASGEERIAKALKQAIESPLMECSMKGAKGVLMNITCGEDLGLYEIQQAAAYIENIISEDATFVWGCVEDDHLDGAAEIVIVATGFDDDASTGCAAVAAAKIQSQTVLSSKQAQVIIKSAGEMTRVSGPDPVFETNEAVQPETVAVQQPESFAPAWLREKEETTQKTSPNLQQKSFQDLYDVPTYVRQNRKPRNPETF